The genomic interval ACGGGACGAGATAATCAATTCAGACGTTTTTGCTTCTTCAAAACGACTAAGAGAAATCAACACCTTCAGTCGTGAGGACGGAACGCCTTTGCATTACACTCTGGTAAATATAAAAGACTGGTGTAAAAACGAGTTTGAGGTTATCAATCAACTTCGCATAAATACAGAAAACAGCAACCACCGTTACGATGTGATTTTATTGATTAACGGAATTCCTGTTGTTCAAATAGAATTAAAAACGCTTGAAGTAAGCCCACGAAAAGCCATGCAGCAAATTGTGGACTACAAAAGTGACCCAGGCAATGGTTATACAAACTCATTGCTTTGTTTCATGCAGCTTTTTATTGTAACCAATCGCAGTAACACCTATTATTTCGCTAACAACAACTCTTCACATTTCAGCTTTAATGCTGATGAACAATTTTTGCCTGTTTATCAATTTGCAAGTGAGGACAATAAAAAAATCACACACATAGACGACTTTTCAGAAAAGTTTTTGAGCAAATGCACCCTGAGCCAAATGATAAGCAAATACATGGTATTGGTTGCAAGCGAACAAAAGTTGCTTGTCATGCGACCATATCAGATTTATGCAGTTAAGGCAATTGTAAATTCAATACAAGAACACAAAGGCAACGGCTACATTTGGCACACAACAGGAAGCGGAAAAACGCTTACTTCTTTCAAAGCATCTACCCTGCTCAAAGACAATCCGAATATTGAAAAATGTTTGTTTGTGGTTGACCGCAAAGACTTGGACAGACAAACCCGTGAGGAGTTCAACAAATTTCAGGAAGGTTGCGTTGAGGAAAACACCAATACAGAAACATTGGTAAAACGAATGCTCTCTGACGATTACGCTAACAAAGTAATTGTTACGACAATTCAAAAATTAGGACTGGCTTTAGACCCAAACAACAAGAACAATTATAAAGAACGCTTACAAGCATTAAGCGACAAACGAATTGTTTTCATTTTTGATGAGTGCCATCGTTCACAGTTTGGCGAAAACCATAAAGCTATCAAAGAGTTTTTTCCGAAAGCACAGTTATTCGGGTTTACTGGAACACCCATTTTTGACGACAATGCAACCTACAAGCAAATTGACGGAACAGTTGGCTCGTATGTAACAACAAGAGATATTTTTCAAAATCCGTTACACAACTACACCATAACTCATGCAATAGAAGATAGAAACGTATTGCGTTTTCATATTGACTATTTCAAACCTGAAAAAAATGTAACGGTTGGAAGCACTGACCATAAAAAAGCGGTTGTAAATGCTATTCTAAAAAAACATGATGCTGCAACACACAGCAAACGCTTTAACGCTTTATTGGCAACTGCTTCTATCAATGATGCTATTGAATATTACGAACTATTCAAAGACATTCAGGCAAGCAAGACAAAAGAAGATGAAAACTTTATTCCATTAAATATTGCTTGTGTGTTTTCACCGCCTGCCGAAGGGAACAAAGACGTTCAGCAATTGCAGGAAGATTTACAACAAGAGAAGGCAGACAACAAAGTTGAACCTGAAAAGAAGAAAAAAGCACTTGAAGCCATTATCAGTGATTACAACAAACAATATGGCTCAAATCATAAAATCACTGAATTTGACTTGTATTACCAAGATGTTCAACAACGCATCAAATTTCAAAAGTTCAGCAATGCCGACTATCCACGCAAGAACAAAATTGATTTGGTGATTGTGGTGGATATGTTGCTTACTGGATTTGACAGCAAATACTTGAACACTTTGTATGTGGACAAGAACCTGAAATTCCACGGATTGATTCAGGCTTTCAGCCGAACCAACCGTATTTTGAATGATACCAAACCTTATGGAAACATTTTAGATTTCCGCCAGCAACAAGCCGAAGTTGACAGAGCCATTGCCCTATTCAGCGGAGAAGATACAGGACGAGCCAAAGAAATTTGGTTGGTTGACCCTGCTCCGAAAGTGATTGAGAAATACCAAGAGGCAGTGAAAGCAATGGAGAAGTGGATGGAAGACAAAAACATGGTAGCAGAGCCGCAAGAAGTTTACAACATCAAAGGTGATGCGGCCCGAGTAGAGTTTATCAATCGTTTTAAAGAAGTGCAACGATTGAAAACACAGCTTGACCAATACACTGACCTGAACGAAGAACAGAAATCAAAAATTGACGATTTAATGCCCGAAGAGCAATTGCGTTCGTTCCGTAGTTCGTATTTAGAAATTGCCAAGCAACTCAAAGAAATTCAGCAAAAAGAAGGCGACAAAGCCCCTGAAAATATTCAGCAGTTGGATTTTGAATTTGTGTTGTTTGCTTCTTCGGTGGTTGATTATGATTACATAATGAACCTGATTGCCAAATACACACAAGGCACACCGAAAAAGCAGAAAATGACCCGTGACCAATTAATTGGTGTATTAAGTAGTAGTTCAAATCTATTGGAAGAACGGGAGGATATTATTGACTACATCAAAAATTTGGAAGTAGGAAAAGCATTAAACGAACATGAAATAAAAGACGGCTATCAAAACTTTAAAGAAGCAAAAATTGCCAAACGATTAGCAGAAATAGCACAAAATAATGGCTTGGAGATTTCGGCTTTACAGCAATTTACAACTTCCATCATTAGCCGAATGATTTTTGATGCTGACAAATTAAGTGAACTTTTTGCCCCTTTAGACTTAGGCTGGAAAGAAAGAACCAAGCGAGAGTTGGCATTGATGGAAGAATTGACACCTTTATTAAAAAAACAAGCCGAAGGGCGGGAAATATCAGGACTGAAAGCATATGAATAGAGAAAACAATTTTAGATTGGTACCAAGGCTTCGATTTCCTGAGTTTCTAAATGACGCTAATTGGGTCGAAGACACCTTAATAAATATAGCTGGGTTTCGGAGAGGAAGTTTTCCTCAACCTTATGGTCTGCCTAAATGGTATGATGACATTAATGGTATGCCCTTTATACAGGTTTACGATGTTGGCGAAGATTTTAGATTAAAGCCAAAAACCAAAAATAAAATTAGCAAGTTAGGAGCGGAACAGAGTGTATTTATTCCAAAAGGGACTGTAATAATTACAATTCAAGGGTCAATCGGCAGAGTGGCAATTACTCAATATGATGCCTATATTGATAGAACTCTTTTGTTGTTTGAAGAATTTTACATAGAATTAGATAAGACTTTTTTTGCTTATTTATTATTCCTGCTTTTTGAAATTGAAAAACTAAAAGCTCCTGGTGGAATAATCAAAACGATAACAAAAGAAGTTTTGAGTCAATTTGTTGTTAAGCTACCTTCTCCAAAGGAGCAACAAAAAATCGCTGCTTGCCTCTCGTCTTTAGATGAAGTAATTACAGCCGAGACCGAAAAGCTGGAAATACTGAAAGACCACAAAAAGGGCTTATTGCAAAACCTATTGCCGCAGGAGGGCGAAACAGTTCCAAAATTTCGGTTCAGTGAGTTTGAAGATAGTGCAGAATGGGAAGAAACTACTTTGACCCAAGTTGCAGATTACGAAAACGGTAAAGCCCACGAACAAGATATTGCAGACGATGGCAAATTTATAGTTGTGAATTCAAAGTTCATTTCACAAGATGGCGAAGTAAAGAAATTCACCAATACCGCTTTTTTGCCTGCAAGCAAAGGAGATGTTTTAATGGTGCTGAGTGATATTCCAAATGGAAAAGCCATTGCAAAATGTTTTTTGGTTGAAGAAGATAATCGCTACACTGTTAATCAGCGTATTTGCAGAATTACGCCACGAAATGTCAATAGCAAAATTCTATACTATTTGCTAAACAGAAATCCATACTTTTTGGCATTTGATGATGGCGTAAAGCAAACCAATCTAAGAAAAGATGATGTTTTGAATTGTCCATTGCTTATACCAGAAGACCCAAAAGAACAAGATAAAATTGCTGATACACTTTCTTCAATTGATGATTTGATAAACGCACAAAATCAAAAATTGGAAGCTCTGCAACTTCATAAGAAAGGATTGTTGCAAGGTTTGTTTCCATCAATAAATAATGAAGAATGAGACCTGAGTTATTAAAAATAAAGAAAGCTGATTTTGAGGATAAAATATTGAGTAAACTCAATAAAGCAGACAAAGCTTTATTTGAGAGCAATTATGTATTTGACGGTGCTGAAAATGTTTACAATCTAAAAGCAGGATTGAGTGAAGCAATAACTAACAAACTAACCTTTAAACTCAAATCAATTAGCTTCTTACCATTCTTGTCAATAGAGGAATTAGCTGAATATTTACGTGAATTAGATAAAAGATATGTTTTACTATTTGCATACAATGGAACAGGCAAAACACGCCTATCTATGGATTTCAGACAAAAGGGAAAAGAGTTTGATGCAGACGGCAATGTAACAGAAAGAGACACTTTATATTTTAATGCTTTTACCGAAGACTTGTTTTCATGGGATAATGATTTAGATGGCGACACACATAGAAGATTGCTCATAAATAAATATTCTGCTTTTATTGCAGGTGTTCGGGCATTGGATATGGACAATAAAATTCGGCCTCTTATTCATCGCTACTCAAATTTCAATTTCCTTATTGATTACGAATACAAAGACAAAGACGAAGACGAAAATGAATATTGGGCAGTTAACTTTATCAGAGAAGAAATTGTTGCAGGAACTCCTCAAAATGTTGAATTTGTAAAAATTTCAAGAGGCGAAGAAAACCTTTTTATATGGTGCTTCTTTTTAGCAGTAGCACAATTAGCAATAGATAGGCATCAAAATTACGATTGGGTAAAATACATTTACGTAGATGACCCAGTTTCTTCCTTGGACGACAACAATACAATTGCAATTGCACATCATCTTGGCTCTATGTTAAAAAAGGGCAATGGCGATGTAAAGTCAATTGTATCAACTCACCACGCTTTATTTTTCAATGTTGTATGTAATGAACTTGGAAATAATGCACCACGACTTTTTTTAAGTAAATCTGATGGAGTTTATTTTTTAAAAGACACAACAGACAGCCCATTCTTTTATCATGTTTCCATGATTCAGGATTTACAAAAGGCAATCAATGCAGATAAAATTTACACTTACCATTTCTACTTCCTCAGAACAATTCTTGAAAAGGCAGCTAATTTTCATGGCTTCAATGGCTTTTCAGATTGTATAATCATTGACGATGATGATGAAGAAAAGAAACTATTCACTCGAATGGTCAACAACCTGAATCACGGTGGTTATTCAATGTTTGAGCCAAAGGAAATGGGAGAAGAAAACAAGAAATATTTCAAACAAATATTCAAGAACTTCAGAACGAACTATAAATTCAATGAAGACTTACTTGAAAAACCAATAGAAACAGCAACAGCATGACAGACAATAATCAAACACAATTAGGCAATACACTTTGGAAAATCGCAGACGAATTGCGTGGAGCAATGAACGCTGACCAGTTCAGAGATTATATGCTTTCATTTTTGTTCTTACGTTATCTAAGCGACAATTACGAAACAGCAGCAAAGAAAGAGTTAGGGAAAGATTATCCAGTCCTTAAAGAAAGTGATAAACGAACACCTTTGTCGGTTTGGTATGAGAACAATCCTGATGATGTTCAGGAATTTGAAAAGCAAATGAGGAGAAAAGTTCACTATGTAATTGAACCTTCTCATTTATGGAATAGCATTGCTGAATTGGCTAAAACACAAAGCAAAGAGTTGCTTCGCACTTTGCAAGATGGTTTTAAATACATAGAAAATGAATCTTTTGAAAGCACCTTTCAAGGATTATTTTCCGAAATCAATTTAGATTCTGATAAACTTGGCAAGAACTACGAAGAACGAAACAAGAAACTCTGTAACATCATTCAGAAAATTGCAGAAGGCATCAACAGCTTTGATAAAAACATTGACTATTTAGGCGATGCTTACGAATATCTGATTGGAAAATTTGCAGCAGGTTCAGGGCAAAAAGCAGGAGAATTTTATACACCACAACGTATTTCAGACATTCTTTCTGCCATTGTAACACTTGACAGCCAAGACCCAAGCAAAGGTGAAAAGAAAAAGATTGAACGAGTTTTAGACTTTGCCTGTGGTTCAGGTTCATTGTTGCTCAACGTCCGTAAAAGAATGACAGACGCAGGAGGAACAATCGGCAAAATATTCGGACAAGAGAAAAATATTACAACTTACAACTTAGCCCGAATGAACATGCTTTTGCATGGAGTTAAGGACACGGAATTTGCAATTCATCACGGAGATACATTAGTCAATGACTGGGAGATTTTAAATGAAATTAATCCTTCAAAGAAATTAGAATTTGATGCCATTGTAGCCAATCCACCTTTCAGCTACCGTTGGGAACCATCAGAAGAAATGGGACAAGATTTCCGTTTTAAAAGTTATGGACTTGCCCCAAAGTCAGCAGCCGACTTTGCTTTTCTGTTACACGGTTTTCACTTCTTGAGTAAAGAGGGAACAATGGCAATCATTTTGCCTCACGGTGTTTTATTTAGAAGTGGTTCAGAAGAACGCATCAGAAGAAAATTATTAGAGGACGGAAACATTGATACAGTAATTGGACTTCCAGCCAACTTGTTTTTCTCGACAGGTATTCCTGTTTCTATTTTGGTTTTAAAGAAGTGCAAAAAGTTTGACGATGTTTTGTTTATCAATGCCGTTGACCATTTTGAAAAGGGCAAACGACAAAACAATTTACTACCTGAAAATATTGACAAAATAGTTGAAACATACAGAGACCGAAAAGAAGAAATCCGTTATTCTCGTAGAGTATCAATGGACGAAATCATTAAGAACGAATTCAACTTGAATATTTCACGCTATGTAAGCACATCGTTAGACGAAGAAATAATTGACTTAAAAGAAGTAAACAAAAAACTCGTTGACCTTGACAAGGACATAACCAAAGCAAGAGAGACACATAATAAATTTTTAAAGGAATTGGGACTTCCACCAATATAACAAGACGAAATGCCAACGCTATTTGCAAGCACATTGCCAAAGCCGCACAAGCCAACGCACAACCAAAGCTTTGTCAAAGAGCTTGCAAAGCCAACGCAACAGAAAAATTGTTTTTAAAAAATTTCCCGACCCTTCAAAAAAAATAAAAAACGCCACGCACAACCCGACAGACAATGACACTGAAACTCAATACTGACAATGGTTTGCAAGGACGGACGACAGAACACCAGCCGGTAACAGCGGTTTGGCGTAATGGCGGGTTCAGTGCTTCGTATGACAGTTTTGTGGTAGGTTCAAGTGCAGTTCTTCGATTGAACTTTTGTGCTAAAAATCCGCCACTACGCCAAGCCGCAAAACGTTACTTGCCACCCTATATAGTTTTCAAACATGATGTTGTGCCTTCATTGTCGCATTTGGTTAAAATCCGCTTTTGGCTTTATAATAAAATGCTTAGCTTTTTCTGTTTGCGGAAATTGAATACATTTTCTGAATTTTCAAATAAAGAATAGCTCATAAATAATTGACCACAAGAATATTTGATGTTTAAAATGAGAAATAGGCACGCATACCTAAACATGAATACCCAAAATAAAATATTATTCTATTCGTAATATGACTTAATTTATTCAGTTTACTGGAGAATAAGTTTAAGCCTCAAGTATCAATTGGCGGCAAGTAACACTGCATACACGCTACCCCGCCAAGCATCTAAATCATTCTCTTTTAATTTTTTTTGGAAATAAATATTTAAGTTACTATTTTTGACTGCTAAACTTTGGCGGTGCAGCGTCTATGCCAATCCGTTATAGGCTATACCAATTATGAATACATTAATTATCATACCATCCATTTTCGGAGTAAGTCTAGAAGTTTATTTAATACTAATAATACTTGCCATTCCCATTTTTTATATTTGGCGTTGGATATTTAAAAAATTTATCAAAAATACCAATATTCAAAAAACTGAGATTTGGCTCGCCACGCTTATTACAACCCCATTAGTATATTATTATAGTGTCATCTTGCTTTTTTCTATACTTTGTTATTATCCAACTAATAAATTTGAAAAAGAAAAATGGATAATGGATAAAGAACATCGTTACGAACTATCAGATGACATTATTGAAAACAAATTACTTATTGGCAAATCAAAACTTCAGGTAATTGAAATTGTAGGCCTTGATTCAAATTGCGATGAAAATGATAAGTGGAAATACTATATAG from Saprospiraceae bacterium carries:
- a CDS encoding restriction endonuclease subunit S, with the translated sequence MQNLLPQEGETVPKFRFSEFEDSAEWEETTLTQVADYENGKAHEQDIADDGKFIVVNSKFISQDGEVKKFTNTAFLPASKGDVLMVLSDIPNGKAIAKCFLVEEDNRYTVNQRICRITPRNVNSKILYYLLNRNPYFLAFDDGVKQTNLRKDDVLNCPLLIPEDPKEQDKIADTLSSIDDLINAQNQKLEALQLHKKGLLQGLFPSINNEE
- a CDS encoding AAA family ATPase; this translates as MRPELLKIKKADFEDKILSKLNKADKALFESNYVFDGAENVYNLKAGLSEAITNKLTFKLKSISFLPFLSIEELAEYLRELDKRYVLLFAYNGTGKTRLSMDFRQKGKEFDADGNVTERDTLYFNAFTEDLFSWDNDLDGDTHRRLLINKYSAFIAGVRALDMDNKIRPLIHRYSNFNFLIDYEYKDKDEDENEYWAVNFIREEIVAGTPQNVEFVKISRGEENLFIWCFFLAVAQLAIDRHQNYDWVKYIYVDDPVSSLDDNNTIAIAHHLGSMLKKGNGDVKSIVSTHHALFFNVVCNELGNNAPRLFLSKSDGVYFLKDTTDSPFFYHVSMIQDLQKAINADKIYTYHFYFLRTILEKAANFHGFNGFSDCIIIDDDDEEKKLFTRMVNNLNHGGYSMFEPKEMGEENKKYFKQIFKNFRTNYKFNEDLLEKPIETATA
- a CDS encoding type I restriction endonuclease subunit R, which produces MIKEQQIEDSLIAKLTDLKYSYRSDIKDRASLEKNFREKFQALNRVNLTDSEFARLRDEIINSDVFASSKRLREINTFSREDGTPLHYTLVNIKDWCKNEFEVINQLRINTENSNHRYDVILLINGIPVVQIELKTLEVSPRKAMQQIVDYKSDPGNGYTNSLLCFMQLFIVTNRSNTYYFANNNSSHFSFNADEQFLPVYQFASEDNKKITHIDDFSEKFLSKCTLSQMISKYMVLVASEQKLLVMRPYQIYAVKAIVNSIQEHKGNGYIWHTTGSGKTLTSFKASTLLKDNPNIEKCLFVVDRKDLDRQTREEFNKFQEGCVEENTNTETLVKRMLSDDYANKVIVTTIQKLGLALDPNNKNNYKERLQALSDKRIVFIFDECHRSQFGENHKAIKEFFPKAQLFGFTGTPIFDDNATYKQIDGTVGSYVTTRDIFQNPLHNYTITHAIEDRNVLRFHIDYFKPEKNVTVGSTDHKKAVVNAILKKHDAATHSKRFNALLATASINDAIEYYELFKDIQASKTKEDENFIPLNIACVFSPPAEGNKDVQQLQEDLQQEKADNKVEPEKKKKALEAIISDYNKQYGSNHKITEFDLYYQDVQQRIKFQKFSNADYPRKNKIDLVIVVDMLLTGFDSKYLNTLYVDKNLKFHGLIQAFSRTNRILNDTKPYGNILDFRQQQAEVDRAIALFSGEDTGRAKEIWLVDPAPKVIEKYQEAVKAMEKWMEDKNMVAEPQEVYNIKGDAARVEFINRFKEVQRLKTQLDQYTDLNEEQKSKIDDLMPEEQLRSFRSSYLEIAKQLKEIQQKEGDKAPENIQQLDFEFVLFASSVVDYDYIMNLIAKYTQGTPKKQKMTRDQLIGVLSSSSNLLEEREDIIDYIKNLEVGKALNEHEIKDGYQNFKEAKIAKRLAEIAQNNGLEISALQQFTTSIISRMIFDADKLSELFAPLDLGWKERTKRELALMEELTPLLKKQAEGREISGLKAYE
- a CDS encoding type I restriction-modification system subunit M, with product MTDNNQTQLGNTLWKIADELRGAMNADQFRDYMLSFLFLRYLSDNYETAAKKELGKDYPVLKESDKRTPLSVWYENNPDDVQEFEKQMRRKVHYVIEPSHLWNSIAELAKTQSKELLRTLQDGFKYIENESFESTFQGLFSEINLDSDKLGKNYEERNKKLCNIIQKIAEGINSFDKNIDYLGDAYEYLIGKFAAGSGQKAGEFYTPQRISDILSAIVTLDSQDPSKGEKKKIERVLDFACGSGSLLLNVRKRMTDAGGTIGKIFGQEKNITTYNLARMNMLLHGVKDTEFAIHHGDTLVNDWEILNEINPSKKLEFDAIVANPPFSYRWEPSEEMGQDFRFKSYGLAPKSAADFAFLLHGFHFLSKEGTMAIILPHGVLFRSGSEERIRRKLLEDGNIDTVIGLPANLFFSTGIPVSILVLKKCKKFDDVLFINAVDHFEKGKRQNNLLPENIDKIVETYRDRKEEIRYSRRVSMDEIIKNEFNLNISRYVSTSLDEEIIDLKEVNKKLVDLDKDITKARETHNKFLKELGLPPI